The stretch of DNA TTTCATCAAGGGGAAGTATCCACGATGCCGGCGGCCAAAGCCGGAGCTTCACTTTCGCAAGATCCACTTCGGGGTCGATCAATAGCTGAGGCGGCCTTCCATTCAAGGAGACGGTCACTTGGGCTCTTACTTCAACGTCGGGGTAACCTCTTTTCCGGAAGCGCTCCGCAAGATAGTGGCTAAATTGAACAATCATATCCGGGCTGCTAGACATCTTTTGGAGTTGACGTTTTGTCAATAAATTATTAAGAATTCTTTCCGGTGTAAACTCCCGCTTTTGGCCGCTCTTGGGGTCGGTCACATTAAAAACAGAATAATTTTTCTTATCGTCAAGCCTCATATTCCAAGA from Nitrospinota bacterium encodes:
- a CDS encoding HTTM domain-containing protein — protein: LYRRTRPYAYTFAVMFHLMNAYMFQLGIFPWMMISATLIFFPPSWPRQLLARVQRKESPPEREAAPMPEISPFYRLLTTHAFILYLAFQLLMPFRQGLYPGTSSWTQEGYYFSWNMRLDDKKNYSVFNVTDPKSGQKREFTPERILNNLLTKRQLQKMSSSPDMIVQFSHYLAERFRKRGYPDVEVRAQVTVSLNGRPPQLLIDPEVDLAKVKLRLWPPASWILPLDEKR